One segment of Nitrospirota bacterium DNA contains the following:
- a CDS encoding cupredoxin domain-containing protein, whose product MKYIRSSTMVFAYLLLFALAAHGEEGMKEKRFVATVGPDGVQHVDITGGEYFFDPNYIVVKVNVPVELSVKKTKGYVPHDILVKAPEAGIDFKVKLSDKEAMTVKFTPTKTGKYEMECDERFLFFKSHKDRGMDGFIEVVQ is encoded by the coding sequence ATGAAATACATCAGATCATCCACCATGGTATTCGCGTACCTTCTGCTGTTCGCACTGGCCGCCCATGGGGAGGAGGGCATGAAAGAGAAACGATTCGTCGCCACGGTCGGTCCTGACGGGGTCCAGCATGTGGATATCACGGGCGGCGAGTATTTTTTCGATCCGAACTATATCGTGGTAAAGGTCAACGTGCCGGTGGAACTGTCCGTAAAAAAAACCAAAGGGTACGTGCCTCATGACATCCTGGTGAAAGCTCCTGAGGCAGGGATCGATTTCAAGGTCAAGCTGAGCGACAAAGAGGCCATGACCGTCAAGTTCACGCCGACGAAGACAGGCAAATATGAAATGGAGTGTGACGAGCGCTTCCTGTTCTTCAAGAGCCATAAGGACAGGGGCATGGACGGTTTCATCGAGGTTGTCCAGTAA